The genomic region TCCCCTCCAGCGAGATTTTTTCCAGCCCTGCTAAGCTTGATTAATGTAAGCAACTGCTCCATAGGATCTTGGCTTTTTCAggtgtgttgttgttggagTAAATGCACTCCTAGTCCTTGTTACTGCAGCAGCAAAGATTGTctaaagcagtggttctcaaagctCTCATCAGGGCCACAGAGCCATAGCATGTATTTAATCTATTCCGGAGAAGGCACCCCTAATTTAActcattaatttataattaagCCTTTGatttatgtcaatcaagtgagttacaaaaaacattgtgcAAAATATGTAGGTCCCCAGAAagtggtttgagaaacactatATCAAGAAATGTGTATGTTTGGCCACAGGAGGTCGCTGTGAGTCTAGAATGTGATTGGTGTCAGGTCGTCCAGTGTCCCTGAGTTAATGGCTTCTCCTGCTACACACGGAGACAGCGCAAGCAAGCTGTACAGGGGGGAgcagacagaaaaacactaaCTACACCCCGGGTAGAACGTTAGCGCTCTGGTTGCAGGTTTGAGAGAAAGGCGCACTGGGTTGTATTTGAGGCCTTGTGTTGAAGCGTGAAGCGGACGGTCGAGGAACGCTTTCTGTATTTTAACAACTGACTCCCCAAATGAACTCCGTCAGAGCCACCAACCGGAGACCCAGGCGAGTCTCAAGGCCGCGCCCGGTGCAGCCCGACCGGAACGAGGGGGACCAAGGTGAGAGGTACCACCGTCAGAGCATTGAATGCTGGAGTCGTGTCAGGCAACTAGGGTCTGCTATGACCCGAACCTCTGCTGCCTGGCATGGGGGTGTTATTTAGGAAACGCCGAGGCTTGTAACTATGTGGCCCTGGCCAGGCCGCGCTTTGTTTGgcttgagtgactgtggctaCCACTAGTGTAGGGCTGGGGGTAACAAAGTGAGTGCTTTCCCTACTGCGTAGCAAGCTAACGTCACCTCGCTAACTAGCCAGCTACTGTCCAACTGGCCCACAATGCACACATAACGACGACCGTGGGGAACTCACTGACTTTGCCAGGCCGTGTCATCATGCACGGGCATTGGCAGTAAGCGTTCGCCACTAGCTAGCTATCAGACGCTTCGGACGAAATTAATCTGCGTTGAGTTTTTGGACTGCCATTTTTGGGGTGTGTTGCCGTAGTTAGCCACCTATCAGACTCcaattgctagctagctagcttctgtAACGGTACTAATATAACACATAACATGTCTCCATTGCTTTGAAGAAATCAGACGTAATTTGGACAGGTTAACTACCTAGTGATTTCGTAATATGCATTCAACCAGCTGAACGTTAGCTAACAAACCGGATGACTCACACTAATCAGTTACGGTATATCATTTAACTAACTAGCCAGCTAACTTACCAGCCAACTAAGCTAGTAGTGTTAACCAGTTGTTTGAGTAGGTTAACTCGCTGTGACGTGGTTTGTTTACACGGCGTATTTACGAATTAGGTTTCTAACTAACAATAACCTAATTAACTAGTCATTCAGTTTAGACTCCTGTCCTGTGCAGATCTGCTTGACCAGCCTTTGGCCCAGTTACCGGCAGGTCTGTTCAGAGCTTATCGGAGACTGTCGCTTTATCACGGTGTGACGGGACAGACGCCAGTACACCCCCAGTGAAAGGAAATGGCTCAAACGGGCCCTAGACAAAGTTAACAGTCGTCGAACCCGCTGCAACGCATCAGCGATTATCAAGCACCaacctttgtctgtctgtctgtcacccaCGCAGCCCGGCAATACTAAAGCCTGCGCTGTCATAGGTTATACGTTCAATCAAATACATCATGACCACACATTCTATAAATGGTCGCAGCGCGTTTATTCCAGCCATCAGCGGTCAGTACTCATTGATTTGTATTGTAATCGGCCCAGTACGTCCCTGACAAATGCAGTACCAGAGAGATTACTTTTTGTGGGTAGATGGTGTTGTTTAAACTGCATCTGACTATATTTGTCTTAATCCTTGCTGAGCAAATGTGTCATCTGTCAGTAAGTTCAACTGTGCTTAAAGAGGACATGTCTTagtgctgtgtttgtgtcattgtgCAGTGTTGATGTATGTGTGTAGACTGCTCTGACCGTATCACCTGCGTGTCGACTGCGCTCTGACCGTGTCGACTGCGTGGCGACTGCGCTCTGACCGTGGCGACTGCGCTTTGACCGTGGCGACTGCGCTCTGACTGTGTCACCTATGTGTAGCAGATGAGGAGGCTCCGGCTGCAGCGGCGGAGGTGGCTGTGGAGGAGTCAGGACCTGCAGCGGGGAACAGCCCCTACCAGCTCAGACGCAAGTCTCTACTGCCCAAGAGGACAGCCTCTAGCACAGCAGCCGCCTGCCCTAGCAAGACTGCTATGGAGGTCAgtgtgggggagagggggaagcCTCTTCACCTTTCTGTGATGGTCACATCACCCTATTAGTTTTGCAGATGTACGTTCTCTACATGCGGTGATTGGCCAAACTGAGAATGTTGCTAGTTTCATGAAGTTAGATAATATTGAACTTCAGGATCATAATGATCAGTGTTCTACATAACAGAACTGGACAAAAGTAGACACATCCAAATGTGTACACTGTCATAAATAACCCACACTATCTGATATGCCTCCACATATCACCAACTGGAAGTGGGGGGGGAccattatttttctctcttttggcCAAAAGTCAACAGGGCACAAAAAAGAGGTAGGTTACTTTACGACCATTTTAAACCCCTCAGCTCTGAAATGGGTACACTTTACATCATTCAAATAACACTAGGCCACTTCAAGATATGACTGTGTAACTCAAACATCTAAATGCACATCCCCATTAAACGGtgtgcaaacaaatgtttccagtGCCCAGTAGTGCTGCAGGGATTACCATTAACACCCAAATGCTGTGGGGTTTTAATTGGCCGGTAACATTATACAGGCTTTTTGTCTTGGGGTCTGCTATTGGATGTACAATACTGTGGTTATTAGGCCATGTGATCTTGCATTTACCATTCGGCTTTGATCGAACCTTATTAAAAGAGCACCGTTTTCCAGAGTAACCTGAGAAGAGCAGACTGTGCAAAATACAGAATAAACAGATGCGTAATAGCTTCTTGAAGGTCCAGATCTTTTAGTGTTGCAAACAAAAATTCTGTGAAAATTACGGCTGCAGTTTTTAAAGGGAGCATTTGAAACATCAACAGagcaaataaatgttattatgaAATAGTCCGTTTCATAGTGGAAAATAGAACACTGGTTGAGTAGGTCGAATATGGATGGTTGTGTTCAGTTGAGGGAATCACCGGGAGGAAGGTCCTCATTTAACAGGGTGTTCGTACTCAATCCAAACAGAGCTGTAGATCCATCCAGTGACCTGCAGAGTTCAGGTGTGGTGTGCATATTTAAGGGAAGCACCGACAGGGGTAAGGGCTGAGTTATCCTCTATAGAGAATATTTTTGTTCACAAATGTTACGGAACACTATACAAAAGAAGCTCTCTCAAAGACAACATGCTCTCGATCGATGCTAAGAGGCTAGTGTGACATCACTGACAAATGTATAGTTGCAAAACAACAACCACCCAGGACTTTATTGAAAAGGATTAGGCAATAGTCTTATTTCGCCTTCTTTTAAAAAAGAGGACTACCTTTTATGTGCATTTGCGGAGACACTCAGAAAAACCGTTGGTGTTAGTCAGTTTGTCTTTGACATCAGAGGCCTTTAGAATGGCTGAACTGGTGGCCTAGGATTTGATGTGACTGAGTATTCTGTTGCTACTAATGTTGTACCCATGTTGGGTATTTAACATCATGAAGCTATTCTGACATGTTTCCATTTTTGCAATACGTTGTTCTTATCCATAGTCCAGTAGCCAAATTAGCCCTTTGTCACAGTTTTTATAAATTTATATGTCCTACAAAATTGCTATCAATCTGAAAATTTGATTAGCAAGGAATAGGATCATTTATCACTATGTGCCAGTATAACTGatgtaacataaaaaaacaaaaaacagttcTGTAATATAAAATGAATCTCAGATTGACTGATCAGGGAATTGTTCTTCAGCCCACAACGCTTCACCTGTCTAACTCTATGCCTACCCAGGTGAGTAGTGTAATGTAGCCTTCATACGTAGCCTTCATACGTCTGAAAGGTTATGTACTAACATTGTACACTGCTAGCCGCCATGGTCTCATCTGAGATGGTCTTTGCCTAGATAATGACAGAGAGGGTAATAGAAAACAAAACCCGTAGGCTAATAGGTGTCCTACTGTAAATTAAGTTTAAAAGTACTTGCTCGTATAGCTGGCTACTGTATTGATTTCAGAAACTGTGCAGTGCTGTTGGATATGGAAGGGAAATCCACGATTCCCTTACTTGACAGGCAGTGGGACAATTCCTTATTTACATTCATTGTTTTTGGCGAGGTTTTTATTTCCAGGAGcaatcagagagagacaaatggaATAGTCTTCCCTTTTAATCAGAGGTGGAGTCTATTGAAGCCTGGTCCCCTGCAGAAAGATGTTCATTGACCTGAGAGTGTTACCACTCCACCATGGCTCCTCGCATGCTATGGGTTATTTCATTAAATCCATCACTTACAATAAGTCGTTTTAAAAGTGGTAATCTACCTTTGGCTGGCTGTCGTGTTCCAGTAGGCCTAGACCAATAAAtcagttacatttattttatatcagcagttctcacaaagtgcttttacaaatacCCAGCCTAAAGCCCCAAATTGCAAGCAACAATAAGAGTTAATGCagttgctaggaaaaactcactaaTAGTGTTTAAACTTAGAAACTAAGAAACCTAGGAAGGAACTAGACTCTGAGGggcctgtcctcttctggctgtgccgggtgaagattATTTGAGTGCATTTTGGgtcacatcaatgtttttgcatgttcagatgacaagcaggtcaataaatgcggGTGGACTGAGTCTAGAGTCTTTAATCAGAGTACAAATTAGctgcataaccaggtggacaaggacatggacgaccaggtggggtgtgggcagTGTCCGCACGAATCATCAGGCAGCAGCTTGATCTACAGCACGACCAGGGGCactttggacaaggacagctACGGGTCATTCAGGCCAGGTACTCCTGAGAGGAGGTCCAAGTGTTCTCTTAAGGTTTAACGGGCACcaggagagttagagagagcatTCCTTGGATTCATAAGGATCCCTGAGCATAGTTTTCCCACTGACCCTTGGCCCCCGTcacataaacaaatgcaacGCAAACTATTGGGACTTTAGACCGGACAGACTGACCCCAGTCCCTCGGCACAATAATGTAGCAGTGTAAAACTGCCCTGTTATGCATATTCCGTTGACATGCATATTACAACGTGCATATTGTTGGGTTCAGGAGAGGCGGTGAGAGAGAGACCGTGTTCATGCGTTAGCCTTCCCGTGGTTGGGGGACTAGCGGCGCGCGCCTCCTGCTGATGTGTGTTGTTTCCGACACAGGGAGCGTCGACCTCCACAACAGAACCCTTCAGCCACCGAGCCAAACGGGCCAGGGTCTCCGGGAAGAGCCACGACCTGCCCGGTAAGAATCTGTGTTGATGGACTAGGTTCTTTCGAAGTCTGTGTGTGCGTTATGTATTGATACTaatgcgtgcgtgtgcgcagCGGCCCCCGCGGAGCAGTACCTGCAGCAGAAGCTTCCGGATGAGGTAGTTCTGAAGATCTTCTCGTATCTCCTGGAGCAGGACCTGTGTCAGACAGCCTGCGTCTGCAAACGCTTCAGCCAGCTGGCCAACGACCCTATTCTCTGGTACCCACAGCCTAGTCCACCGACAGCCTGTTGTAAAGAAACCTTGTCTCCATCATCACACTTAACATAATATAGAGTTCCTGATCATGTAACGTGCACGTCTGTCATGCGAAACATTGTTCACTGTGACCTGTTTACGGGTCAACGTGGGGTCCGTGCCGGGTGCCGGGTGTTGACCGTGTACCCTTTCCGCGCGCGTCTCCAGGAAGCGTCTTTACATGGAGGTGTTTGAGTACACGCGTCCCATGATGCACCCTGAGCCAGGCAGGTTCTACCAGGTCAGCCCGGAGGAACACGACCATCCCAACCCCTGGAAGGACAGCTTCCAGCAACTGGTGggttttgtgcgtgtgtttctctGAGCGTGGGCTTCTATGAGGGTGTGCACTtctttcatgttattttaacatTGTAATTACGTTGGTTTGCAGTACAAAGGAGCCCATGTGAAGCCTGGCTTTGCTGAACATTTTTACAGCAACCCTGGGAGGTACAAAGGCAGGGAGAATATGCTGGTAAGTTGTTCACACATACAAATCTACACATTTTCAATAgggctgtcaaccagcttgaaTTAGCTCGAGTCtacatgagtgtgtgtctgtgtcttcagTACTATGACACAATAGAGGACGCTTTGGGAGGGGTTCAGGAAGCTCATTTTGACGGCCTGATCTTCGTCCACTCTGGGATCTACACTGACGAGTGGATTTACATAGAGTCCCCCATCACCATGATAGGAGCAGGTATGGTATCTGGGTGACTGGGTGACTGGGTGACTGGGAATGGATGTCACTGTATAATGGTGAAATGGGCCTACCTTTTCATTGTTGTAGCTCCTGGTAAGGTGTCGGATAAGGTGGTGATTGAAAACACCAGAGACTCAACATTTGTCTTCATGGAGGGATCAGAGGACGCTTACGTGGGATATATGACCATAAGGGtaaactgaacacacacaccctgtcatACATTGaaccccatcacacacacacaccctgtcatACATTGaaccccatcacacacacacaccctgtcaaTACAACACACTCAGACCCTGTCATATGTCGACTCGGGCACACGCTCCGTCAATCAACACACACCCCTTCACACACTTCATGTTTAACCTGCTTTTCTCCGTAGTTTAACCCGGAAGATAAATCAGCCCAGCACCACAACGCCCACCACTGTCTGGAGATCACAGTAAACTGTTCCCCCAACATAGACCACTGTATCATCAGATCTACCTGCACAGGTAACAGCCCTGGGCCTGCCCTGTCTCCCCGCTGAAGCACGACGAGTGATGTCATTTCTGACTCCAGGCAGGCATGTTGGGTAATGCAGTGTGTCCCTTCTCCAGTGGGCtcggctgtgtgtgtgagcggcCAGGGGGCGTGTCCTACTATCAAACACTGCAACATCAGCGACTGTGAGAATGTTGGACTTTACATCACTGACCATgcacaggtaaacacacacacacacacacatcagtggCCATTCAGACAGACACCACTAACCACATTTAAACACCCTCTCTGTGTTCCTGTGTGGTGTCTGAGGACAATGACGTGATAATGAATTACAGGGTATAACTGAGGacaacaatgtggaaaatggcaATGGTGTATTTGAGGGAAATTGTCTTAATGAATTACAGGGTATCTATGAGGATAATGAGATCAGTAATAATGCGCTGGCGGGGATCTGGGTAAAAAACCATGGCAACCCTATCATCAGACGAAACCATATCCACCACGGCCGCGACGTAGGAGTCTTCACCTTCGACCACGGCATGGTAACTCACCTCTGACCGTTGACCTCTAACCTCTCACTCTTCAGCAGACAGCTCTTTACCGTTTGTCTGGCCATGACAATGATTGAGCGTCTCCTCCCCCCGCAGGGTTATTTTGAGAGCTGTAACATTCACAGGAACCGTATAGCAGGCTTTGAGGTCAAGGCGTATGCTAACCCTACAGTGGTTCGGTGTGAGATCCATCATGGACAGACAGGTGGCATCTATGTACATGAAAAAGGACGAGGACAGTTTATAGAAAACAAGATCTATGCCAACAACTTTGCTGGAGTCTGGATCACCTCCAACAGCGACCCTACGATACGGTACGCCCACTGTGACCCTACGATACGTTACGCCCACTGTGACCCTACGATACGTTACGCCCACTGTGACCCTACGATACGTTACGCCCACTGTGACCCTACGATACGGTACGCCCACTGTGACCCTACGATACGGTACGCCCACTGTGACCCTACGGTACGGTACGCCCGCGGTGACCCTACGATACGTTACGCCCGCGGTGACCCTACGGTACGTTACGCCCGCGGTGACCCTACGGTACGGTACGCCCGCGGTGACCCTACGGTACGGTACGCCCGCGGTGACCCTACGGTACGGTACGCCCGCGGTGACCCTACGGTACGGTACGCCCGCGGTGACCCTACGGTACGGTACGCCCGCGGTGACCCTACGGTACGGTACGCCCGCGGTGACCCTACGATGCAATACGGTACTCACATCACCTCTTAGTATTAAGAGCAACTTGTTAATGTTCCGTTCTGTGCATCTTCAGGGGCAATGCCATCTTCAACGGTAACCAGGGGGGCGTGTACATATTCGGCGATGGCCGTGGTCTGATCGAGGGGAATGATATCCATGGCAATGCTCTGGCAGGAATCCAGATCAGAACCAATAGCTGCCCAATTGTACGCCACAACAAGATTCACGACGGACAGCATGGCGGAATCTACGTGGTAAACACAAGTCTTATTGAGATTTGAGTCCTGTGGGTTCTCAAGCTTCTCGGGAGATGTTgaccaaactgtgtgtgtgtgtgtagcatgaGAAGGGCCAGGGTGTGATCGAGGAGAACGAGGTGTACAGCAACACGCTGGCAGGTGTCTGGGTGACCACTGGCAGCACACCGGTCCTCCGAAGGAACCGCATCCACAGCGGCAAGCAGGTAACTCAGTCTGGCACCGTTAACTGGGGTACTACAGAGCCTtcgggaagtattcagaccacttctccacattttgtagTTACGCTGAATTtataattcattaaatgtatttgtttttgccatCATCCTATACCACAGCTGCCCAACCcagttcctggagatctactatcctgtaggttttctcatCAACCTGATTTGTGACTTacctgatttagcttttcatccaggtAATTATtaaaatcaggtgtgctaaattagagttggagaaaacctacaggacagtagatctccaggaacaggtttGAGCAGCCCTGGTCTAAACAATACccaatgtgcattttatttgggaaaaaacattaaaatatctcATGTAAGTAAGTATTttgaccctttgccatgacactgcACATTAAGCTCAGATGCATCTTGTCCTCTGGTCATCCCTGAGGTTCCTCTAGAACTTTGAGTCCACATGTGACATTCAGTTGGCTTGGATATAAGTTAGAAGGGCATGCACCTGTCTATggaaggtcccacacttcacagtgcaagCCAGAGCAACAACCAAGTCATAAAGAAACTCTCCATAGACCTCCAAGGTTGTGTTGAGGCAtggatctggggaaggttataaaattAAATCGCTAAAGCTTTGAAAGTTGCCAGCAGTAAAGTGGATTCCATAATTTGTGAAATGATGGAAGTTTGAAACCACCAAGACTTCCTAGTACTGTCCATCTGACCAAACTAACCAGACCAGAAGGTCCTCAGACTGGGGGGATGATTCATTTgacagcatgacaacgacttaAGGCACACAGCCAAGACCTAAACATAGCAGTTCACCAAACTGACAGAGCTTTGACAGGATCTACAAGGATGAATGGGAGAAACTTCTCAAATCCTGGTGATTAAAGCTGGtcgaggcatacccaagaaatCTTCAAtatgtgattgctgccaaaggagCATCTACAAACTAATGAATAAAGGGTCTAtatagaaacatatttttaatatatattggcaaaaaaaaacaactgtttaaCGTCGATATATTGAGTATTGTGTGCAAGTTATTggcatttctgaaatgtgttgtccTCCCTTTTTCAGGTGGGGGTGTATTTTTATGACAACGGTCATGGGGTCTTGGAAGACAACGACATCTACAATCACATGTACTCGGGTGTTCAGATACGGTAGGTCCTTGCCTCCTCACACGCCTGTCAACGGTTACGGTAATGCCCCTTCACCGTTAGAACATGGCCTCACTGACTCTGTTTGGCTGTAGGACGGGCAGCAACCCCAAGATCAGACGCAACAAGATCTGGGGGGGACAGAACGGAGGCATTCTGGTCTACAACTCGGGTCTGGGTTTCATTGAGGACAATGAGATCTTCGACAATGCCATGGCAGGTGTGTGGATTAAGACGGACAGCAACCCCACGCTGCGTCGCAACAAGATCCATGACGGGAGGGACGGAGGCATCTGTATCTTCAACGGCGGACGAGGTCTCCTGGAGGAGAACGACATCTTCAGGAACGCCCAGGCAGGAGTCCTGATCAGCACCAACAGTCACCCGGTACTCCGCAAGAACCGGATCTTTGACGGCTTCGCTGCAGGTCATTTGCCCGTGCATTCGCGTTTTACGATGACCTACAGTAACGTACAATACTGGTTGATAAGTAGTGTAACCAGTCCTCATCCAACGCCAATGTTGTCAATGTCCTTTACCGTTTTAGGGATTGAGATAACCAACCACGCCACAGCCACTCTAGAGGGAAACCAGATCTTCAACAACCGTTTCGGGGGCCTGTTTCTTGCCTCAGGTGTCAACGTCACCATGAAAGGTACTAACCAATTAGGGTAGTCTAGTGCTAGAAACTTGGGGTAGTTCATCACTAATAGAATGGTAGTCACTTTTCTGGAGAGAATAAAACTCACGTGGCGAGCATTTGGCTATCCATTGAACAAGGGGAATTGGAAGAAATTACAGTGTTAACATGGACCATGAAACTATTTCATTCTCTATTGTTGGACGCATTGGGTACCGAAATATACAAATGATTTGATTTGATCCTGAATCTTGCCTTTTTGGTGTCGTCTCAGTGAGCGTTGTAGCACAAATAATTCAGATCAGGAAATGTAAAATTTCTGCCAGAAGGAAGTATATGCTTTTTGAAGGAAGGTATAtgctttaattaattaatttcccCCAGTCATTCTACACAGATTCATCACTCGCCCTTGTAACGAGCCCTGCACATCTTGTGTGCATCGTAGATGGAAACAGAAGACACGTATGTGTTCCTGAGAGTCTTGGCTTTCAGGAATGTGGTCATATTCTAATATCTTTGACTGTTCAAAAGCTGGGGTCCAGTTCAAATGAATATTACCGCTCCATGTGTCCCAGTGGATGTCCAGTGGATGTCAAAAGGACTCCCACAACCAGTGTGTTAGGAACGAATTAAACAGCGCATTCAGCTTACTATGGTGAACAGCTTGCATAGCACATTCGTTCAGATTATTGCCTCGCCAATTAAGTTGCAGAGAGACGCACAATGACAGTGGCTGGCTTATAATGTAAATGGGTCTCTGCAGTCTGGATATTTGTTTGGTCGAAGCCCATTCAGTGGAGATACTTATCCcgcttcctcctctcttctagATAACAAAATAATGAACAACCAGGATGCCATCGAGAAGGCCGTGAGCAGAGGACAGTGTCTCTACAAGATCTCCAGCTACACCTCCTACCCCATGCATGACTTCTATAGGtaggtaccccccccccccacacacacacacacacacacacacaatacattcaTGGAGTTACACCGCAGTGAAATGACGCGCTCTGTCAACGCTGTGCGTCCAGGTGTCACACTTGCAATACGACGGACAGGAACGCCATCTGTGTGAACTGCATCAAGAAGTGTCACCAAGGACACGACGTTGAGTTTATACGACACGATAGGTAAGTTGACCCTCGCCGTGTGCTGGGCTGGCTAGATACTTCCACCTAGGGCCTCTTCCAGCACCGTTTTTCCTCCCGGGGAACACTGCGACATATTCCTTGCTTGGACTTATTTTGGTGTGTTAATCCTCTTCTCTGTTTAGGTTTTTCTGTGACTGTGGAGCGGGAACGCTGTCCAACCCCTGTACCCTGGCAGGAGAACCAACACACGACACAGACACTCTTTACGACTCCGCCCCACCCATAGAGTCCAACACTCTGCAGCACAACTGAAACCCCGCCCCCTTataatctacacacacacactacacattcACAACACATACTACACTCATGTAcattgtaaacacacacacactcagaactGCGGCCAGAGAGACTGAATGTGTTCTCATCAGCAACAGTACGGAGGAACTCTTGAGGCTCAGAATGGGTCTGTTGCATTGGGAGTCTCGTCCTGTGACCTGAGGAGCTGGTCTGTATTTGACTGGTCTTTTTTTTGGTTCAGTCTGCAATCGCCCGGTCTACATAATGAGAAAGTGACTCTGACTGAACGGCCGCATGAGATTCTCACTGCTGCATCTCTGGACACCAAATGGACAGATAAAATGGAGGGACTCGAGGAGCGTGTGTGGGAAGTGTCAGGCTACTGATGATAATGTCAGGGTTGCCTATGAGAGACTTACTGTGCATATGGCCCTGCACCTCTGAGGCTCTCCTTGGTCCTGGGAATCTGACTTCTTCCTCAGATAGGGAAAGATATGTAGCCCCGCCCACTGAGAAAGAAACTTCCTGTTCTGAGATGTTGCCGTCCTTGTGGCAACTGTTACTAGGCAGCAGATTgctgatatatacatacattcagCTAAAAGAAAAGAGACTTTGTGATCGAGCACTTCAGCTTTTATATGTTATTCTGATCAACAGATATTATTTTAATGCTTTCTCATgtagttttgtattttcaagCAAAAATCTTACTGTATTTGAATGTCTTTTTATtctatattataattattaatttttgTTGTTAGCCCAGGTTTGCTGCAGTAGCTCGTCCCAGTGGGTCAGTTCTTTCTGTGAAAGAGAATCGAGTTTAACACTACAGACCCTCTCCAGGCTACTAGATATAGGTGgtaacagagtgtgtgtgtctgcatctgTATGCGTGAATGGCTGTTGTTTAGGGGCATGTGAATGGTTGTGTTAATATGTACTCAGTGTTCCTGGAGGGGGTCAGATACAAGGCATCAGGCCTTCAGCCTGGGACAGATGAGTGACTCTGCAgcatcctctcctctccctgtttATTGTGGTGACTGTGGCTCTTCATGCAGCCTGGATCATATGCATGGTGTACCATAACATCTAGACTTAATATATTGTGAAGTATTAAACAACCATTATGTAGATGCTAGTATGAATTAAAAAAGGTTTAATTTcctagaaagaaaaaaaagaatgagaaactGGTCatttgtaagaaaataaaacttTATTAGATCAGTGGTGTGTGTCTAACTGAAGTTTGataattttttaataatcaAATGAATTGAATTGGTGAATGAGATTTCCAGGGCCCATGTAGCTATGCCCTACTGTCAAGAAGTAACTTAATTATGCATAACAAATATGCTAGCGGTGAATTTTTG from Esox lucius isolate fEsoLuc1 chromosome 5, fEsoLuc1.pri, whole genome shotgun sequence harbors:
- the fbxo11b gene encoding F-box only protein 11 isoform X4, encoding MNSVRATNRRPRRVSRPRPVQPDRNEGDQDEEAPAAAAEVAVEESGPAAGNSPYQLRRKSLLPKRTASSTAAACPSKTAMEGASTSTTEPFSHRAKRARVSGKSHDLPAAPAEQYLQQKLPDEVVLKIFSYLLEQDLCQTACVCKRFSQLANDPILWKRLYMEVFEYTRPMMHPEPGRFYQVSPEEHDHPNPWKDSFQQLYKGAHVKPGFAEHFYSNPGRYKGRENMLYYDTIEDALGGVQEAHFDGLIFVHSGIYTDEWIYIESPITMIGAAPGKVSDKVVIENTRDSTFVFMEGSEDAYVGYMTIRFNPEDKSAQHHNAHHCLEITVNCSPNIDHCIIRSTCTVGSAVCVSGQGACPTIKHCNISDCENVGLYITDHAQGIYEDNEISNNALAGIWVKNHGNPIIRRNHIHHGRDVGVFTFDHGMGYFESCNIHRNRIAGFEVKAYANPTVVRCEIHHGQTGGIYVHEKGRGQFIENKIYANNFAGVWITSNSDPTIRGNAIFNGNQGGVYIFGDGRGLIEGNDIHGNALAGIQIRTNSCPIVRHNKIHDGQHGGIYVHEKGQGVIEENEVYSNTLAGVWVTTGSTPVLRRNRIHSGKQVGVYFYDNGHGVLEDNDIYNHMYSGVQIRTGSNPKIRRNKIWGGQNGGILVYNSGLGFIEDNEIFDNAMAGVWIKTDSNPTLRRNKIHDGRDGGICIFNGGRGLLEENDIFRNAQAGVLISTNSHPVLRKNRIFDGFAAGIEITNHATATLEGNQIFNNRFGGLFLASGVNVTMKDNKIMNNQDAIEKAVSRGQCLYKISSYTSYPMHDFYRCHTCNTTDRNAICVNCIKKCHQGHDVEFIRHDRFFCDCGAGTLSNPCTLAGEPTHDTDTLYDSAPPIESNTLQHN
- the fbxo11b gene encoding F-box only protein 11 isoform X3, which translates into the protein MNSVRATNRRPRRVSRPRPVQPDRNEGDQADEEAPAAAAEVAVEESGPAAGNSPYQLRRKSLLPKRTASSTAAACPSKTAMEGASTSTTEPFSHRAKRARVSGKSHDLPAAPAEQYLQQKLPDEVVLKIFSYLLEQDLCQTACVCKRFSQLANDPILWKRLYMEVFEYTRPMMHPEPGRFYQVSPEEHDHPNPWKDSFQQLYKGAHVKPGFAEHFYSNPGRYKGRENMLYYDTIEDALGGVQEAHFDGLIFVHSGIYTDEWIYIESPITMIGAAPGKVSDKVVIENTRDSTFVFMEGSEDAYVGYMTIRFNPEDKSAQHHNAHHCLEITVNCSPNIDHCIIRSTCTVGSAVCVSGQGACPTIKHCNISDCENVGLYITDHAQGIYEDNEISNNALAGIWVKNHGNPIIRRNHIHHGRDVGVFTFDHGMGYFESCNIHRNRIAGFEVKAYANPTVVRCEIHHGQTGGIYVHEKGRGQFIENKIYANNFAGVWITSNSDPTIRGNAIFNGNQGGVYIFGDGRGLIEGNDIHGNALAGIQIRTNSCPIVRHNKIHDGQHGGIYVHEKGQGVIEENEVYSNTLAGVWVTTGSTPVLRRNRIHSGKQVGVYFYDNGHGVLEDNDIYNHMYSGVQIRTGSNPKIRRNKIWGGQNGGILVYNSGLGFIEDNEIFDNAMAGVWIKTDSNPTLRRNKIHDGRDGGICIFNGGRGLLEENDIFRNAQAGVLISTNSHPVLRKNRIFDGFAAGIEITNHATATLEGNQIFNNRFGGLFLASGVNVTMKDNKIMNNQDAIEKAVSRGQCLYKISSYTSYPMHDFYRCHTCNTTDRNAICVNCIKKCHQGHDVEFIRHDRFFCDCGAGTLSNPCTLAGEPTHDTDTLYDSAPPIESNTLQHN